A window from Frischella perrara encodes these proteins:
- a CDS encoding restriction endonuclease subunit S: protein MSKTKKLVPKRRFKKFDLSWDVTNLGEISDIVRGASPRPIQDKKWFDSNSEIGWLRISDVTEQNGRIYHIKQRLSKAGQEKTRVLNEPHLLLSIAATVGKPVINYVKTGVHDGFLIFQNLKSDIEFMFQYLDMYGVKWKKYGQPGSQLNLNSDIVKNHNVELPHNEEQTQIGEFFKKLDTLIQTQQKKLDKTKTLKSAYLAEMFPKDDESKPKLRFKGMKDNWMHTKLKDVIERELKGKTKATMLGNKNIYLDANYLNGGEINYVNASKDVTLNDVLILWDGSLAGTVYHEFEGALGSTLKAYKPKESGQFLYQFLKKNQQNIFNNYRTPNIPHVIKTFTEEFRITIPHIKEQTKIGNFFKLLDQKIALEQRKLEKLKKIKQAYLNEMFV, encoded by the coding sequence ATGAGTAAGACTAAAAAATTAGTGCCTAAACGGCGTTTCAAAAAGTTTGATCTTAGCTGGGATGTTACAAATCTAGGTGAAATATCTGATATTGTTAGAGGTGCAAGCCCGCGACCAATTCAAGATAAAAAATGGTTTGATAGTAATTCAGAAATCGGTTGGTTACGTATTTCGGACGTTACAGAGCAAAATGGACGTATTTATCATATAAAACAACGCTTATCGAAAGCAGGACAAGAGAAAACGCGTGTATTAAATGAGCCACATTTGCTATTAAGTATTGCGGCCACTGTAGGAAAACCAGTAATAAATTATGTCAAAACAGGTGTACATGATGGTTTTTTGATTTTTCAAAATCTTAAATCTGATATTGAATTCATGTTTCAATATTTAGATATGTATGGGGTTAAATGGAAAAAATATGGTCAACCAGGAAGCCAATTGAATTTAAACTCCGATATTGTTAAAAATCACAATGTTGAATTACCTCACAATGAGGAACAAACCCAAATAGGCGAATTCTTTAAAAAACTCGATACTCTTATTCAAACACAGCAAAAAAAGCTAGACAAAACAAAAACCCTAAAATCGGCTTACCTAGCTGAAATGTTTCCCAAAGATGATGAATCCAAACCTAAACTTAGATTTAAAGGGATGAAAGATAATTGGATGCACACTAAGTTAAAAGATGTCATAGAAAGAGAATTAAAGGGAAAAACAAAAGCAACTATGCTTGGTAACAAAAATATATACCTTGATGCAAATTACTTAAATGGTGGAGAAATAAACTATGTTAATGCCTCTAAAGATGTTACGTTAAATGATGTTTTAATTTTATGGGATGGCTCTCTTGCAGGGACAGTATATCATGAATTTGAAGGAGCTTTAGGTTCAACTTTAAAAGCCTATAAACCCAAAGAATCAGGACAGTTTTTGTATCAATTTTTAAAGAAAAATCAGCAGAATATTTTTAATAATTATAGAACACCAAATATACCTCATGTGATAAAAACATTTACAGAAGAATTTCGGATAACAATACCTCATATTAAAGAACAAACCAAAATAGGAAATTTCTTTAAATTATTAGACCAAAAAATCGCCCTAGAACAACGTAAATTAGAAAAATTAAAAAAAATAAAACAAGCTTATTTAAATGAAATGTTTGTGTAA
- a CDS encoding type I restriction endonuclease subunit R: MSQVSKDASEKVFQEKFVRELEKNKWHAPDYLDGNKQKVTVNDLTNHWRQELNRLNADQLEGIELSDNEFKQVMAKVQQINNSYEAAKILAMEESKGKIDGIYRDDHPNITRKQITLTIFKKAEVRGGDSSYHIAREVHTPNGNRFDIILLINGLPLINIEQKRSDKNLDEAFEQFKRYYREGEYCNNFMAFSQMMVITSEIETRYFATPKTIADFNPKFVFHWADEFNKPINHWQKVAEKFLVIPMAHQMVGDYLVIDEAKEEENRRHMLMRPYQVCALQAVEKAAFGADTPEKKPHGGFVWHTTGSGKTITSFKTALFLSTRAGFDKVVFLVDRRELDRHTIIKFNNYAAYEPVSVDDTKYTAQLHKHLKSAKNGIVVTTTFKLNSLIKELEESKDNALTNKKIIFIVDEAHRTTMGQMMGNIISYFKNNGLFFGFTGTPLFDENKIKGKINEKSELINTTEKLFGPKLHQYTIDEAIADGNVLGFHVDYINTGEFKSYDDLREKLIERIKIEKPDMSDRDIARLVQGWSELEVEKQAVKKDILAYHDKTHIPRVVEEIIANWQTQSQQQQFNAILTVAYKERVIAYYNEFKKQLEDNQQKINIAMTFSFGNENDPNNVAPEVIKTMFADYAQFTEIKFIAGDKKHGEKAYFEDIVERATLGGSGRNAKNIDLVIVADQLLTGYDSKRLNTLYVDRALELQGLIQAYSRTNRVFNSSKEFGTIINFQLPRITEEIVNRALELYGSGGKTSKAIVDTYQVAVEKLANDFAELTLTLPDPTDWQSLLRNIKKLNAFIVAFKVASDQLNTVQQYYEFKWDDIAFGMTENTWLNYVGAYKNLAQKSNTPLAPIVIPALIGKTKLAGTQIIDAAHILNLIGEKVSNASGIQTVDNETLRIIYEQIQELSNMGENQQAEILKEFVDTELITGKLSNQTHFDEAFNKWKADKIIILVSEFAKKWGLNTDESPNDFGKNH, translated from the coding sequence ATGAGTCAGGTGAGTAAAGATGCGTCAGAAAAAGTTTTCCAAGAAAAATTTGTTAGAGAACTAGAAAAAAATAAATGGCATGCGCCTGACTATTTAGATGGTAATAAACAAAAAGTTACAGTTAATGATTTAACTAATCATTGGCGCCAAGAACTTAATCGTCTTAATGCTGACCAGCTTGAAGGTATTGAACTAAGTGATAATGAATTCAAGCAAGTAATGGCAAAAGTACAACAAATTAATAATAGCTATGAAGCTGCCAAAATTTTAGCCATGGAAGAGTCAAAAGGTAAAATTGATGGCATCTACCGCGACGATCATCCTAACATTACACGCAAACAAATTACCTTAACTATTTTTAAAAAAGCAGAAGTCCGAGGTGGAGATTCTAGTTATCACATTGCCCGCGAAGTACACACCCCAAACGGTAATCGTTTTGATATAATTTTATTAATCAATGGATTACCACTTATCAATATTGAACAAAAACGTTCGGACAAAAATTTAGACGAAGCATTTGAGCAATTTAAGCGTTATTATCGCGAGGGTGAATATTGCAATAACTTTATGGCTTTTTCGCAGATGATGGTAATCACATCCGAGATCGAAACGCGCTATTTTGCTACACCGAAAACTATTGCTGATTTTAATCCGAAGTTTGTTTTCCATTGGGCGGACGAGTTTAATAAGCCAATTAACCACTGGCAAAAGGTAGCGGAAAAATTTTTAGTGATACCAATGGCACATCAAATGGTCGGTGATTATTTGGTAATCGATGAAGCAAAAGAAGAAGAAAACCGTCGCCATATGTTAATGCGTCCTTATCAAGTATGTGCTTTACAAGCTGTTGAAAAAGCCGCATTTGGAGCAGATACCCCTGAGAAAAAACCTCATGGTGGGTTTGTTTGGCATACTACCGGCTCAGGTAAAACCATTACTAGTTTTAAAACTGCACTATTTTTATCTACCCGAGCAGGATTTGATAAAGTGGTTTTTTTAGTGGATCGACGTGAATTAGATAGGCACACAATAATCAAATTTAATAATTATGCCGCTTATGAACCCGTTTCGGTTGATGATACCAAATATACCGCCCAATTACATAAACATCTTAAATCAGCCAAAAACGGTATTGTAGTAACCACCACATTCAAATTAAATAGTTTAATTAAAGAGCTAGAAGAATCTAAAGATAATGCTCTTACTAATAAAAAAATAATTTTTATTGTCGACGAAGCCCATCGAACCACAATGGGGCAAATGATGGGTAATATAATAAGTTACTTTAAAAACAATGGGTTATTTTTTGGTTTCACAGGTACCCCTTTATTTGATGAAAATAAGATCAAAGGCAAAATTAATGAAAAAAGTGAATTGATTAATACCACTGAAAAACTATTTGGTCCAAAACTTCATCAATATACTATAGATGAAGCTATTGCAGATGGTAATGTGCTCGGTTTCCATGTCGATTATATTAACACTGGGGAATTTAAAAGTTATGATGATCTCCGTGAAAAACTCATTGAAAGGATAAAAATAGAAAAACCAGATATGTCCGACCGAGATATTGCTCGCTTGGTACAAGGCTGGAGCGAGTTAGAAGTCGAAAAGCAAGCGGTAAAAAAAGATATTTTGGCATATCATGATAAAACTCATATTCCCCGCGTTGTTGAAGAAATTATTGCTAATTGGCAAACTCAATCACAACAACAGCAATTTAATGCTATTTTAACTGTTGCCTATAAAGAACGGGTGATTGCTTACTATAATGAATTTAAAAAACAACTAGAAGATAATCAGCAAAAAATCAATATAGCAATGACATTTAGCTTTGGTAATGAAAATGATCCAAATAATGTTGCTCCCGAAGTAATTAAAACCATGTTTGCGGATTATGCACAATTTACCGAAATTAAGTTTATTGCTGGCGATAAAAAACATGGTGAAAAAGCTTATTTTGAAGACATTGTCGAGAGAGCAACTTTGGGAGGAAGTGGTCGCAATGCTAAAAATATTGATTTAGTGATTGTGGCAGATCAACTATTAACCGGTTACGACTCAAAACGATTAAATACCCTCTATGTAGATCGAGCATTAGAACTACAAGGATTAATTCAAGCTTATTCACGTACTAATCGTGTATTTAACTCAAGTAAAGAATTTGGCACAATTATCAATTTTCAGTTACCAAGAATTACTGAAGAGATAGTTAACCGAGCATTAGAATTATATGGCAGTGGCGGTAAAACTAGCAAAGCTATTGTGGACACTTATCAAGTTGCGGTAGAGAAATTGGCAAATGATTTTGCAGAGCTCACGTTGACTTTACCCGATCCAACAGATTGGCAGAGTTTATTGCGAAATATTAAAAAGTTAAATGCATTTATAGTCGCTTTCAAAGTTGCTTCTGATCAACTTAATACCGTTCAACAATATTATGAATTTAAATGGGATGATATTGCTTTTGGTATGACAGAAAATACTTGGTTAAATTATGTTGGCGCCTATAAAAACTTAGCTCAAAAATCTAATACACCATTAGCCCCAATAGTTATACCCGCTTTAATTGGCAAAACTAAGTTAGCTGGAACACAAATAATTGATGCGGCACATATATTAAACCTGATTGGCGAAAAAGTATCTAATGCTTCTGGCATCCAGACGGTTGATAATGAAACTTTACGTATTATTTATGAACAAATTCAAGAATTGAGTAATATGGGGGAAAATCAGCAAGCAGAAATACTAAAAGAGTTTGTTGATACGGAACTAATAACCGGTAAGCTTTCTAATCAAACGCATTTTGATGAAGCATTTAACAAATGGAAAGCAGATAAAATCATTATTCTGGTCAGTGAATTTGCTAAAAAATGGGGACTTAATACTGATGAATCCCCTAATGATTTTGGTAAAAATCATTAA
- a CDS encoding IS4-like element ISVsa5 family transposase has translation MCELDILHDSLYQFCPELHLKRLNSLTLACHALLDCKTLTLTELGRNLPTKARTKHNIKRIDRLLGNRHLHKERLAVYRWHASFICSGNTMPIVLVDWSDIREQKRLMVLRASVALHGRSVTLYEKAFPLSEQCSKKAHDQFLADLASILPSNTTPLIVSDAGFKVPWYKSVEKLGWYWLSRVRGKVQYADLGAENWKPISNLHDMSSSHSKTLGYKRLTKSNPISCQILLYKSRSKGRKNQRSTRTHCHHPSPKIYSASAKEPWVLATNLPVEIRTPKQLVNIYSKRMQIEETFRDLKSPAYGLGLRHSRTSSSERFDIMLLIALMLQLTCWLAGVHAQKQGWDKHFQANTVRNRNVLSTVRLGMEVLRHSGYTITREDLLVAATLLAQNLFTHGYALGKL, from the coding sequence ATGTGCGAACTCGATATTTTACACGACTCTCTTTACCAATTCTGCCCCGAATTACACTTAAAACGACTCAACAGCTTAACGTTGGCTTGCCACGCATTACTTGACTGTAAAACTCTCACTCTTACCGAACTTGGCCGTAACCTGCCAACCAAAGCGAGAACAAAACATAACATCAAACGAATCGACCGATTGTTAGGTAATCGTCACCTCCACAAAGAGCGACTCGCTGTATACCGTTGGCATGCTAGCTTTATCTGTTCGGGCAATACGATGCCCATTGTACTTGTTGACTGGTCTGATATTCGTGAGCAAAAACGACTTATGGTATTGCGAGCTTCAGTCGCACTACACGGTCGTTCTGTTACTCTTTATGAGAAAGCGTTCCCGCTTTCAGAGCAATGTTCAAAGAAAGCTCATGACCAATTTCTAGCCGACCTTGCGAGCATTCTACCGAGTAACACCACACCGCTCATTGTCAGTGATGCTGGCTTTAAAGTGCCATGGTATAAATCCGTTGAGAAGCTGGGTTGGTACTGGTTAAGTCGAGTAAGAGGAAAAGTACAATATGCAGACCTAGGAGCGGAAAACTGGAAACCTATCAGCAACTTACATGATATGTCATCTAGTCACTCAAAGACTTTAGGCTATAAGAGGCTGACTAAAAGCAATCCAATCTCATGCCAAATTCTATTGTATAAATCTCGCTCTAAAGGCCGAAAAAATCAGCGCTCGACACGGACTCATTGTCACCACCCGTCACCTAAAATCTACTCAGCGTCGGCAAAGGAGCCATGGGTTCTAGCAACTAACTTACCTGTTGAAATTCGAACACCCAAACAACTTGTTAATATCTATTCGAAGCGAATGCAGATTGAAGAAACCTTCCGAGACTTGAAAAGTCCTGCCTACGGACTAGGCCTACGCCATAGCCGAACGAGCAGCTCAGAGCGTTTTGATATCATGCTGCTAATCGCCCTGATGCTTCAACTAACATGTTGGCTTGCGGGCGTTCATGCTCAGAAACAAGGTTGGGACAAGCACTTCCAGGCTAACACAGTCAGAAATCGAAACGTACTCTCAACAGTTCGCTTAGGCATGGAAGTTTTGCGGCATTCTGGCTACACAATAACAAGGGAAGACTTACTCGTGGCTGCAACCCTACTAGCTCAAAATTTATTCACACATGGTTACGCTTTGGGGAAATTATGA
- the tetC gene encoding tetracyline resistance-associated transcriptional repressor TetC, producing MENKNHQQENFKSTYQSLVNSARILFVEKGYQAVSIDEISGKALVTKGAFYHHFKNKKQLLSACYKQQLIMIDAYITTKTDLTNGWSALESIFEHYLDYIIDNNKNLIPIQEVMPIIGWNELEKISLEYITGKVNAIVSKLIQENQLKAYDDDVLKNLLNGWFMHIAIHAKNLKELADKKGQFIAIYRGFLLSLKDK from the coding sequence ATGGAAAATAAAAATCATCAACAAGAAAATTTTAAGAGTACCTATCAATCACTGGTTAACTCAGCACGAATATTGTTTGTTGAAAAAGGCTATCAAGCTGTTTCAATAGATGAGATCTCGGGAAAAGCGTTGGTGACCAAAGGTGCCTTTTATCATCACTTTAAAAATAAAAAACAATTACTCAGTGCCTGTTATAAGCAGCAATTAATTATGATTGATGCCTACATCACAACAAAAACTGATTTAACAAATGGTTGGTCTGCCTTAGAAAGTATATTTGAACATTATCTTGATTATATTATTGATAATAATAAAAACCTTATCCCTATCCAAGAAGTGATGCCTATCATTGGTTGGAATGAACTTGAAAAAATTAGCCTTGAATACATTACTGGTAAGGTAAACGCCATTGTCAGCAAATTGATCCAAGAGAACCAACTTAAAGCTTATGATGATGATGTGCTTAAAAACTTACTCAATGGCTGGTTTATGCATATCGCAATACATGCGAAAAACCTAAAAGAGCTTGCCGATAAAAAAGGCCAATTTATTGCTATTTACCGCGGCTTTTTATTGAGCTTGAAAGATAAATAA
- the tet(B) gene encoding tetracycline efflux MFS transporter Tet(B): protein MNSSTKIALVITLLDAMGIGLIMPVLPTLLREFIASEDIANHFGVLLALYALMQVIFAPWLGKMSDRFGRRPVLLLSLIGASLDYLLLAFSSALWMLYLGRLLSGITGATGAVAASVIADTTSASQRVKWFGWLGASFGLGLIAGPIIGGFAGEISPHSPFFIAALLNIVTFLVVMFWFRETKNTRDNTDTEVGVETQSNSVYITLFKTMPILLIIYFSAQLIGQIPATVWVLFTENRFGWNSMMVGFSLAGLGLLHSVFQAFVAGRIATKWGEKTAVLLGFIADSSAFAFLAFISEGWLVFPVLILLAGGGIALPALQGVMSIQTKSHQQGALQGLLVSLTNATGVIGPLLFAVIYNHSLPIWDGWIWIIGLAFYCIIILLSMTFMLTPQAQGSKQETSA, encoded by the coding sequence ATGAATAGTTCGACAAAGATCGCATTGGTAATTACGTTACTCGATGCCATGGGGATTGGCCTTATCATGCCAGTCTTGCCAACGTTATTACGTGAATTTATTGCTTCGGAAGATATCGCTAACCACTTTGGCGTATTGCTTGCACTTTATGCGTTAATGCAGGTTATCTTTGCTCCTTGGCTTGGAAAAATGTCTGACCGATTTGGTCGGCGCCCAGTGCTGTTGTTGTCATTAATAGGCGCATCGCTGGATTACTTATTGCTGGCTTTTTCAAGTGCGCTTTGGATGCTGTATTTAGGCCGTTTGCTTTCAGGGATCACAGGAGCTACTGGGGCTGTCGCGGCATCGGTCATTGCCGATACCACCTCAGCTTCTCAACGCGTGAAGTGGTTCGGTTGGTTAGGGGCAAGTTTTGGGCTTGGTTTAATAGCGGGGCCTATTATTGGTGGTTTTGCAGGAGAGATTTCACCGCATAGTCCCTTTTTTATCGCTGCGTTGCTAAATATTGTCACTTTCCTTGTGGTTATGTTTTGGTTCCGTGAAACCAAAAATACACGTGATAATACAGATACCGAAGTAGGGGTTGAGACGCAATCGAATTCGGTATACATCACTTTATTTAAAACGATGCCCATTTTGTTGATTATTTATTTTTCAGCGCAATTGATAGGCCAAATTCCCGCAACGGTGTGGGTGCTATTTACCGAAAATCGTTTTGGATGGAATAGCATGATGGTTGGCTTTTCATTAGCGGGTCTTGGTCTTTTACACTCAGTATTCCAAGCCTTTGTGGCAGGAAGAATAGCCACTAAATGGGGCGAAAAAACGGCAGTACTGCTCGGATTTATTGCAGATAGTAGTGCATTTGCCTTTTTAGCGTTTATATCTGAAGGTTGGTTAGTTTTCCCTGTTTTAATTTTATTGGCTGGTGGTGGGATCGCTTTACCTGCATTACAGGGAGTGATGTCTATCCAAACAAAGAGTCATCAGCAAGGTGCTTTACAGGGATTATTGGTGAGCCTTACCAATGCAACCGGTGTTATTGGCCCATTACTGTTTGCTGTTATTTATAATCATTCACTACCAATTTGGGATGGCTGGATTTGGATTATTGGTTTAGCGTTTTACTGTATTATTATCCTGCTATCGATGACCTTCATGTTAACCCCTCAAGCTCAGGGGAGTAAACAGGAGACAAGTGCTTAG
- the tetR(B) gene encoding tetracycline resistance transcriptional repressor TetR(B) encodes MSRLDKSKVINSALELLNEVGIEGLTTRKLAQKLGVEQPTLYWHVKNKRALLDALAIEMLDRHHTHFCPLEGESWQDFLRNNAKSFRCALLSHRDGAKVHLGTRPTEKQYETLENQLAFLCQQGFSLENALYALSAVGHFTLGCVLEDQEHQVAKEERETPTTDSMPPLLRQAIELFDHQGAEPAFLFGLELIICGLEKQLKCESGS; translated from the coding sequence ATGTCTAGATTAGATAAAAGTAAAGTGATTAACAGCGCATTAGAGCTGCTTAATGAGGTCGGAATCGAAGGTTTAACAACCCGTAAACTCGCCCAGAAGCTAGGTGTAGAGCAGCCTACATTGTATTGGCATGTAAAAAATAAGCGGGCTTTGCTCGACGCCTTAGCCATTGAGATGTTAGATAGGCACCATACTCACTTTTGCCCTTTAGAAGGGGAAAGCTGGCAAGATTTTTTACGTAATAACGCTAAAAGTTTTAGATGTGCTTTACTAAGTCATCGCGATGGAGCAAAAGTACATTTAGGTACACGGCCTACAGAAAAACAGTATGAAACTCTCGAAAATCAATTAGCCTTTTTATGCCAACAAGGTTTTTCACTAGAGAATGCATTATATGCACTCAGCGCTGTGGGGCATTTTACTTTAGGTTGCGTATTGGAAGATCAAGAGCATCAAGTCGCTAAAGAAGAAAGGGAAACACCTACTACTGATAGTATGCCGCCATTATTACGACAAGCTATCGAATTATTTGATCACCAAGGTGCAGAGCCAGCCTTCTTATTCGGCCTTGAATTGATCATATGCGGATTAGAAAAACAACTTAAATGTGAAAGTGGGTCTTAA
- a CDS encoding ArsR/SmtB family transcription factor, whose translation MANLIRKEVTFESSIAAIGAAMSDISRVKILSALMDGRAWTATELSSVANISASTASSHLSKLLDCQLITVVAQGKHRYFRLAGKDIAELMESMMGISLNHGVHAKVSTPVHLRKARTCYDHLAGEVAVKIYDSLCQQQWITENGSMITLSGIQYFHEMGIDVPSKHSRKICCACLDWSERRFHLGGYVGAALFSLYESKGWLTRHLGYREVTITEKGYAAFKTHFHI comes from the coding sequence ATGGCTAATTTAATACGAAAAGAGGTTACCTTTGAGTCCTCAATAGCCGCGATAGGGGCGGCTATGTCTGACATTTCACGAGTTAAAATACTCAGTGCTTTGATGGATGGGCGAGCTTGGACGGCCACTGAGCTAAGTTCTGTGGCGAATATATCAGCTTCAACGGCGAGCAGTCATTTATCTAAATTATTAGATTGCCAGCTAATCACAGTAGTAGCTCAAGGCAAGCATCGTTATTTTCGGCTAGCAGGAAAAGATATTGCTGAATTGATGGAAAGTATGATGGGGATCTCCTTAAACCATGGCGTACATGCCAAAGTTTCCACGCCAGTGCATTTACGAAAAGCACGTACTTGCTATGATCATTTAGCTGGCGAAGTTGCCGTTAAGATCTATGATTCCCTTTGTCAACAGCAATGGATCACTGAAAATGGTTCAATGATCACATTAAGTGGTATTCAATATTTTCATGAAATGGGAATTGACGTTCCTTCCAAACATTCACGTAAAATCTGTTGTGCGTGTTTAGATTGGAGTGAACGCCGTTTCCATTTAGGTGGGTACGTTGGAGCCGCATTATTTTCGCTTTATGAATCTAAAGGGTGGTTAACTCGACATCTTGGTTACCGTGAAGTTACCATCACGGAAAAAGGTTATGCTGCTTTTAAGACCCACTTTCACATTTAA
- a CDS encoding antibiotic biosynthesis monooxygenase family protein encodes MIAVIFEVQIQPDQQTRYLTLAEELRPLLSHVAGFISIERFQSLATEGKMLSLSWWENEYAVLQWKNHVLHAKAQQEGRESIFDFYKISIAHITREYSFKKDKDNV; translated from the coding sequence ATGATTGCTGTAATATTTGAGGTGCAAATACAACCCGACCAACAAACTCGCTATTTGACTTTAGCTGAGGAGTTAAGACCACTATTAAGTCATGTAGCTGGTTTTATTTCAATTGAACGTTTTCAAAGTCTAGCTACAGAAGGAAAAATGTTATCGCTATCTTGGTGGGAAAACGAATACGCAGTTCTGCAATGGAAAAATCATGTTTTACATGCGAAAGCTCAACAAGAAGGGCGAGAGTCAATATTTGATTTTTACAAAATTAGTATTGCTCATATTACTCGCGAATATTCATTTAAAAAGGACAAGGATAATGTTTGA